A genomic segment from Tindallia californiensis encodes:
- the tsaE gene encoding tRNA (adenosine(37)-N6)-threonylcarbamoyltransferase complex ATPase subunit type 1 TsaE, which translates to MICVKVNNQRETEALAEKLASNLEPGDIIGLRGDLGAGKTTFTKALGAALGVKEDITSPTFTLLQEYEGNVPVYHFDVYRMNDPQEFNDLGAEEYFDGDGISVVEWADMVEAYLPDKRLQIEIRWLDSDQRKICFIPLGDFNELKLKGLVAS; encoded by the coding sequence ATGATATGCGTGAAAGTGAATAACCAACGAGAAACAGAAGCCTTAGCTGAAAAGCTGGCAAGCAACCTTGAACCGGGAGATATTATCGGCCTTAGGGGCGATTTAGGTGCAGGAAAGACTACGTTTACAAAAGCCTTAGGGGCTGCTCTTGGAGTAAAGGAAGATATTACGAGTCCCACCTTTACCCTGTTACAGGAGTATGAGGGCAATGTGCCCGTCTATCATTTTGATGTCTATCGAATGAATGACCCTCAGGAATTCAATGATCTGGGAGCAGAAGAATACTTTGATGGAGATGGCATTTCTGTGGTGGAGTGGGCGGATATGGTGGAAGCTTATTTGCCGGATAAGCGGTTGCAAATTGAGATAAGATGGCTGGACAGCGACCAACGAAAGATTTGCTTTATCCCATTAGGTGATTTTAATGAACTTAAGCTGAAAGGGCTGGTAGCATCATGA
- a CDS encoding M20 family metallopeptidase, giving the protein MDQWINKSEVISLAEKLISIQSHKENQGQEFNIAHFIKDVFQAEKIMTELEEIEPHRPNIYGFLPGSNSDHYFMFNGHIDTVPGFNMEYDPFKPFIKNGRLYGRGSVDMKGALAAMISAIIAIKRKGIPLKEGVVFAGVIDEEQCCKGTERIVRTKAITPTLAVIGEPTNLKTAIAHKGMEWIEIAFQGLATHGSTPHNGVNAIYLANEFLTLLRNELEPKLKNKTYPLLGSATINPGVLKGGNDPNIVPDHCVLQIDRRWLPSESILELYEEIEQIATKAISKISGGSFLIKRMDEATAALYNMPHSISPDDPFVIETLRIAENITKVESEPVAFPGWSDGAQLSNNLDTSVIVLGPGDITQAHSNNEFCSIDQIWQATQIYYSLIEKFCL; this is encoded by the coding sequence ATGGATCAATGGATTAACAAAAGCGAGGTCATTTCCTTAGCAGAAAAACTAATTAGTATCCAAAGTCATAAAGAAAATCAAGGACAGGAGTTTAACATCGCTCACTTTATCAAAGATGTATTTCAAGCTGAAAAAATCATGACAGAGTTAGAAGAAATAGAGCCCCACAGACCAAACATTTACGGGTTTCTTCCAGGTAGTAATAGTGATCATTATTTCATGTTTAATGGACATATCGATACCGTACCAGGCTTTAATATGGAGTATGACCCTTTCAAACCATTTATAAAAAACGGAAGACTTTACGGGCGTGGTTCAGTAGATATGAAAGGTGCTCTCGCTGCAATGATTAGCGCCATCATTGCCATAAAAAGAAAGGGAATACCCTTAAAAGAAGGAGTCGTTTTTGCTGGAGTTATTGATGAGGAGCAATGCTGTAAAGGAACAGAAAGAATTGTTCGAACTAAAGCTATAACACCTACACTTGCTGTTATTGGAGAACCCACTAATCTTAAAACTGCAATTGCTCATAAAGGAATGGAATGGATTGAAATTGCTTTCCAGGGTCTCGCTACACACGGAAGTACACCACATAATGGAGTTAATGCTATTTATCTCGCTAATGAATTTCTTACCTTACTTCGAAATGAACTAGAACCAAAGCTAAAAAATAAAACCTATCCATTGCTGGGCTCCGCCACTATAAATCCAGGAGTCTTAAAAGGAGGAAATGATCCGAATATCGTTCCAGATCATTGTGTCCTTCAAATTGATAGAAGATGGCTCCCTAGTGAAAGTATTTTAGAGCTTTACGAAGAAATCGAACAAATCGCCACTAAGGCGATCTCTAAAATTAGTGGCGGAAGTTTTTTAATCAAAAGAATGGATGAAGCAACAGCCGCCCTTTACAATATGCCCCATAGCATATCACCAGACGATCCTTTTGTTATAGAAACTCTTCGCATTGCTGAAAACATCACCAAAGTTGAATCTGAACCTGTAGCTTTCCCCGGCTGGAGCGATGGAGCTCAGCTAAGTAACAATCTCGATACTTCTGTTATCGTTTTAGGACCAGGGGATATTACTCAAGCTCACTCTAATAATGAGTTTTGTTCCATCGATCAAATTTGGCAGGCTACCCAAATATATTATAGTCTCATAGAAAAATTTTGTCTGTAA
- a CDS encoding RNA polymerase sigma factor — MTLKDDQIVKKILQGETVFFEELVSRYRKPVFSICYRMVRQREESEDLAQEVFVKAYRHLKQYNPERKFSSWILKIATNTTIDALRKKRLETIPLEEEIETHREDASAEKTFLQQEASQEIETAIDRLPQEYRIVVLLYHQQGKSYQDIAEILDIPLSMVKNRLFRARKILKTELKKLKEEMIWTTNHSTKTP; from the coding sequence GTGACACTGAAAGATGATCAGATTGTAAAAAAAATACTACAGGGTGAAACAGTATTCTTTGAAGAATTGGTATCTCGTTATCGGAAGCCGGTTTTTTCCATTTGTTATCGAATGGTTCGGCAACGGGAAGAATCGGAAGATTTGGCTCAGGAAGTATTTGTGAAAGCGTATCGTCACTTAAAACAATATAATCCGGAGCGAAAGTTTTCTTCCTGGATCTTAAAAATCGCTACCAATACGACTATTGATGCCTTGCGAAAAAAAAGACTGGAAACCATTCCTTTAGAAGAAGAAATTGAAACCCATCGAGAAGATGCCAGTGCGGAAAAAACGTTTTTGCAGCAGGAAGCCAGCCAGGAAATCGAAACGGCGATTGATCGGCTGCCTCAAGAATACCGCATTGTTGTTTTGTTGTATCATCAACAAGGAAAATCGTATCAAGACATTGCAGAAATCCTTGATATCCCCTTATCGATGGTAAAAAACCGCTTGTTTCGAGCCAGAAAAATTTTAAAAACGGAATTAAAAAAGTTGAAGGAGGAAATGATATGGACAACCAACCATTCGACCAAAACCCCATAG
- a CDS encoding ECF transporter S component, which translates to MVWIDCSNLAPEEIWASFLSFDCQFLYSLEYLKVMISHQLPIIFTGVLMEKTIEIVGSSKRRSKNKMTTRHLTRIAVLAVIAYILMFLEFGLPIFPGFLMLDFSDLPALIGAFAMGPMAGVMIQFVKALLHFITKSWSGGVGELANFIIGVFYVVPAALIYHYKKDRKHAVIGVAVGTLIMAVLGAVANYFVLIPMYSQFMPIDAIIEMGNVANSRIVDVRSLVIYGVTPFNIFKGTMIAVFTLLLYKKISPLLKM; encoded by the coding sequence ATGGTATGGATAGATTGTTCAAACCTGGCGCCTGAAGAAATTTGGGCGTCTTTTTTATCCTTTGATTGTCAGTTCTTGTACTCTTTAGAGTACTTGAAGGTAATGATCAGCCATCAACTACCAATTATCTTTACGGGGGTTCTTATGGAAAAAACCATTGAAATTGTAGGAAGCAGTAAAAGAAGATCAAAAAATAAAATGACAACCAGGCATCTCACTAGAATAGCCGTTTTAGCGGTTATTGCGTATATTCTAATGTTTCTGGAATTTGGGCTTCCCATTTTTCCTGGGTTTTTAATGTTGGATTTTAGTGATCTGCCAGCCTTGATAGGTGCTTTTGCCATGGGACCTATGGCGGGGGTAATGATCCAATTTGTGAAAGCTTTACTTCACTTTATCACAAAAAGCTGGTCTGGAGGCGTAGGAGAATTAGCGAATTTTATTATCGGCGTATTTTATGTGGTGCCGGCAGCCTTGATTTATCATTACAAAAAGGATCGGAAACATGCCGTTATAGGAGTGGCGGTAGGAACACTGATTATGGCTGTCTTAGGAGCGGTTGCTAACTATTTTGTGTTAATACCAATGTATTCACAGTTTATGCCCATTGATGCGATTATTGAGATGGGAAATGTTGCTAATAGCCGTATTGTAGACGTACGAAGCTTGGTGATTTATGGGGTGACGCCTTTTAATATTTTTAAGGGAACTATGATTGCTGTGTTCACCTTACTGTTATATAAAAAAATATCACCACTGCTGAAAATGTAA
- the tsaB gene encoding tRNA (adenosine(37)-N6)-threonylcarbamoyltransferase complex dimerization subunit type 1 TsaB codes for MKCLAMESSSMVAAVALMEKNRLVGEIRTHYKKTHSERLLPMMDQLLTSCESTLREVDFFAANIGPGSFTGIRIGTGTVKGLAHALQKPVVAVNSLEALAAQNAHYAGWCIPMIDAQKNLVYTAAYEFQNGEWVTHQPPDVFHLLEWMEILKKRNHSFLFSGDAVEIHGQRIKSCLGQQAAFADSLHNSPSAASVALCAMKKAEKNQFISSAEMRPLYLRTSQAERAWKQKQEELKGIQG; via the coding sequence ATGAAATGTTTGGCAATGGAAAGTAGCTCGATGGTTGCAGCCGTAGCATTAATGGAAAAAAACCGGCTGGTAGGAGAAATACGTACACATTATAAGAAAACTCACTCAGAAAGGCTTTTACCCATGATGGATCAGCTGTTAACCTCCTGCGAATCAACCCTTCGGGAGGTTGATTTTTTTGCGGCGAATATAGGGCCGGGATCTTTTACAGGTATCCGGATTGGAACAGGAACAGTGAAAGGCCTTGCTCATGCCTTACAAAAGCCGGTGGTTGCTGTCAATAGTTTGGAAGCGCTTGCAGCACAAAATGCTCATTATGCTGGTTGGTGTATTCCGATGATTGATGCTCAGAAAAATCTGGTTTACACAGCGGCTTACGAGTTTCAAAACGGTGAGTGGGTGACCCATCAGCCGCCAGATGTTTTTCATCTTTTAGAGTGGATGGAAATACTTAAAAAAAGGAATCACTCTTTTTTATTTTCTGGCGATGCTGTGGAAATTCATGGACAACGAATAAAATCCTGTCTGGGACAACAGGCAGCATTCGCTGACTCTTTGCATAACTCGCCATCGGCTGCTTCGGTAGCCTTGTGTGCGATGAAGAAAGCGGAGAAAAATCAATTTATTTCGTCGGCAGAAATGAGGCCTCTGTATTTAAGAACATCTCAGGCAGAACGGGCTTGGAAACAGAAACAGGAAGAGCTGAAAGGAATACAGGGATGA
- the rimI gene encoding ribosomal protein S18-alanine N-acetyltransferase yields the protein MNSHEIVVRQLEIEDIPGIIEIEKACFPTPWTHHAFRAEMRNKLAVYQVVETEGKIAAYGGMWLIMEEAHITNVAVHPSFRRRGLGRKVMEALVAEAKKKFSQRMTLEVRKSNTIALELYKSMDFVISGIRPGYYHDNGEDAIIMWKELTIADFLL from the coding sequence ATGAATTCTCATGAAATAGTGGTAAGGCAACTGGAAATAGAAGATATACCGGGGATCATTGAGATAGAAAAAGCGTGTTTTCCTACGCCTTGGACCCATCACGCTTTTCGGGCAGAAATGAGAAACAAACTGGCCGTGTATCAAGTGGTAGAAACAGAAGGGAAAATTGCTGCTTATGGGGGTATGTGGCTTATTATGGAAGAAGCTCATATTACGAACGTGGCCGTACACCCTTCCTTTCGGAGGCGAGGCTTGGGACGAAAAGTGATGGAAGCGCTTGTGGCAGAAGCGAAAAAAAAGTTTTCTCAAAGAATGACATTGGAAGTTCGAAAAAGCAACACCATAGCCTTAGAGCTGTACAAAAGCATGGATTTTGTTATTTCTGGCATCAGACCTGGCTATTATCATGATAATGGAGAAGACGCCATCATTATGTGGAAAGAGTTAACAATAGCAGACTTTTTATTATAA
- a CDS encoding YfcC family protein, whose translation MNKIKIPHTYVLLFMVIVIAVIMTYIVPAGEFQRVEDPETGRIVVVVDSFEYVEQTPVTPFGLFESIPQGMVQAGLIIFFVLMIGGSFGIIQSTGTIDAGIGTVVKSMAGKEKLIIPIIMFVFSLAGSMLGVAEEVLPFYPIVIALALALGFDSITGTAMILLGAGAGFAGAFANPFTIGIAQGISGLPLFSGFTFRLIAYVLILGVSIIYVYRHASKVQKDPTSSPTYEEDLKRQHKLDLNDLKEMTARHKAVFTVLIIGIAFLALGVGLWGFYINELTALFLIIGITAGLVGGHKPNQIAEEFIKGAQSLVYGALIIGLATTIMVVMENGNILDTTIYTLANLVEGLPTVLSGVGMFFVQTLINIFVPSGSGQAAVSMPIMAPMADVVGITRQTAVLAFQFGDGFTNVISPTSGYFMAALAIAGISWEKWAKWMLPLFLIWTVIGIFLVSIAVLIDYGPF comes from the coding sequence ATGAATAAAATCAAGATACCTCACACATATGTACTGTTGTTTATGGTTATTGTCATTGCTGTTATTATGACCTATATTGTTCCTGCTGGAGAGTTCCAACGCGTAGAAGACCCCGAAACAGGCAGAATAGTGGTTGTCGTTGATAGCTTTGAATATGTAGAACAAACACCTGTTACACCCTTTGGATTATTTGAATCAATTCCCCAGGGTATGGTTCAAGCTGGTCTTATTATTTTCTTTGTATTAATGATCGGTGGGTCTTTTGGAATTATCCAATCCACCGGAACCATTGATGCAGGAATCGGAACAGTAGTTAAATCTATGGCAGGAAAAGAAAAATTAATCATACCCATTATCATGTTTGTATTTTCTTTAGCAGGTTCTATGTTAGGAGTTGCCGAAGAAGTACTTCCTTTTTATCCTATTGTCATAGCTCTGGCTTTAGCACTTGGTTTTGATTCAATCACTGGAACAGCAATGATTCTACTTGGAGCCGGAGCAGGTTTCGCCGGAGCCTTCGCTAATCCTTTTACGATAGGCATTGCTCAGGGTATCTCAGGACTTCCCTTGTTTTCAGGATTTACATTTCGCTTAATTGCCTATGTTTTAATTCTCGGAGTCTCTATAATCTATGTTTATCGTCACGCTTCCAAAGTACAAAAAGATCCCACCAGTAGTCCCACTTATGAAGAAGACTTAAAGCGACAACATAAGTTAGACCTTAATGATTTGAAGGAAATGACAGCACGTCATAAAGCTGTTTTCACAGTACTGATTATTGGCATTGCTTTTCTTGCACTCGGAGTAGGCTTATGGGGTTTTTACATCAATGAGTTAACAGCTCTATTTCTCATCATTGGTATTACAGCAGGTCTTGTCGGTGGACATAAACCTAATCAAATTGCTGAAGAGTTCATTAAGGGTGCCCAAAGCTTAGTGTATGGAGCACTCATCATTGGTCTTGCTACAACAATAATGGTTGTCATGGAAAATGGTAATATTCTAGATACTACTATATATACTTTAGCTAACTTAGTAGAAGGCTTGCCTACCGTCCTTAGCGGAGTTGGTATGTTTTTCGTCCAAACGCTGATAAATATTTTTGTCCCATCAGGTAGTGGACAAGCAGCAGTATCTATGCCTATCATGGCTCCTATGGCTGATGTTGTAGGAATAACTCGACAGACAGCCGTACTTGCTTTTCAGTTTGGAGATGGTTTTACAAATGTAATTTCGCCTACCTCTGGATATTTTATGGCAGCACTGGCTATTGCTGGAATCAGTTGGGAAAAGTGGGCTAAATGGATGCTTCCTCTTTTTCTTATTTGGACAGTTATAGGCATCTTCCTAGTTTCAATAGCTGTTCTTATTGACTACGGGCCTTTTTAA
- a CDS encoding YfcC family protein codes for MKRIKFPHSYVLFFYIIIFVTILTYFVPAGSFERSTDENTGITYVLEHSYKVTEQKPVSPFGMFEGILEGMLDAADIIFFVFIVGGAYSIINKTGTLTVFIAHVANLNQKKGKRLIVFIMIIFSLCGTFLGTAEEALPFYPLFITIALTLGYDSFTGVAMVLLGTGAGFAAGILNPFTTGVAQILADLPLFSGYHFRFLTYLLLLIPSICYVLRYVKKIETNPTASITYAEDQLRNQKLDFNRIPSLENTHKRVLTIIFLSVLFLIYIVTFGEFNTTKMAALFIVMGILSGIVAKLDSSVIATEFIKGSSNIMYGALIIGLARSITVIMKNGYILDSLIFHLASSIEGFGKIGVGIGMFVVQSFINLFIPSGSGQAAAVIPIMKPIGDLTSLSRQTVVLAYQFGDGFSNIISPTSGYFMAALAIGRISWKKWAKWVLPLFLYWTIIGVLLIILSITVQLGPY; via the coding sequence ATGAAAAGAATCAAGTTTCCTCATTCTTACGTGCTTTTCTTTTATATCATTATTTTCGTCACCATACTAACCTATTTTGTACCTGCTGGTAGCTTTGAGCGTAGTACCGATGAAAACACAGGAATCACCTATGTTCTTGAACATTCATATAAAGTAACTGAACAGAAACCCGTATCACCTTTCGGCATGTTTGAAGGTATTCTTGAAGGCATGCTAGATGCTGCTGATATTATTTTCTTTGTTTTTATTGTTGGTGGTGCCTATAGCATTATTAATAAAACTGGTACTCTCACCGTATTTATTGCTCACGTAGCTAATCTAAATCAAAAAAAAGGAAAGCGTTTAATTGTTTTTATCATGATTATTTTTTCTCTCTGTGGCACTTTTTTAGGAACGGCAGAAGAAGCTTTGCCATTTTATCCTTTATTTATTACTATTGCTCTAACGCTAGGATATGATTCTTTCACAGGTGTGGCTATGGTACTTTTAGGAACAGGTGCAGGTTTTGCTGCAGGCATCTTGAATCCATTCACTACTGGAGTTGCCCAAATACTTGCTGATTTACCTCTGTTTTCTGGGTATCACTTTCGTTTTTTAACGTATCTTCTACTTTTGATACCCTCTATATGCTACGTCCTCAGGTACGTTAAGAAAATAGAAACGAATCCTACTGCCAGCATAACTTATGCAGAAGATCAGTTAAGAAATCAGAAGCTTGATTTTAATAGGATTCCTTCCTTAGAAAATACGCATAAGAGAGTACTTACTATTATTTTCCTTTCGGTACTTTTTTTAATCTATATTGTTACTTTTGGCGAGTTTAATACCACAAAAATGGCTGCACTTTTTATTGTTATGGGAATTTTGTCAGGAATTGTTGCCAAACTAGATTCGTCAGTAATAGCTACTGAATTTATAAAAGGATCTTCAAATATCATGTATGGCGCTCTCATTATCGGTCTTGCAAGAAGCATTACAGTGATTATGAAAAACGGCTATATTTTAGACTCTTTAATTTTTCATCTCGCTTCTAGCATTGAAGGCTTTGGAAAGATTGGAGTAGGCATAGGAATGTTTGTTGTTCAAAGCTTTATCAACCTTTTTATTCCATCAGGAAGCGGGCAAGCTGCAGCCGTTATTCCGATCATGAAACCTATAGGGGATTTAACCTCACTCTCACGTCAAACAGTGGTGCTTGCATATCAGTTCGGAGATGGATTTTCTAACATTATAAGCCCTACTTCCGGCTATTTCATGGCAGCCCTTGCTATCGGAAGAATCAGTTGGAAAAAATGGGCAAAATGGGTTCTGCCTTTATTTTTATATTGGACAATCATCGGTGTTTTACTAATTATATTGTCTATTACGGTTCAACTTGGACCTTACTAG
- a CDS encoding ArsR/SmtB family transcription factor, producing the protein MSGINENTIDTEVMKALSDETRVEILFLLGNKELNVNEISSNCKISRPTISHHLQIMKRAGVLVSRKSGKEIYYSVNKYKLTSLAESILAFIYW; encoded by the coding sequence ATGTCAGGAATTAACGAAAATACAATCGACACTGAGGTTATGAAAGCCTTATCCGATGAAACAAGAGTAGAAATTTTATTCCTTTTGGGAAATAAGGAGTTAAATGTCAATGAAATCTCTAGTAACTGTAAAATTTCTAGACCTACTATCTCGCATCATTTACAAATCATGAAACGAGCGGGTGTTTTGGTATCTAGAAAAAGCGGGAAAGAAATTTACTATTCTGTGAACAAATACAAACTAACTTCTCTCGCCGAAAGCATTCTTGCTTTTATCTATTGGTAA
- a CDS encoding flagellar export chaperone FliS has protein sequence MTEQEVLAEKVENASPVQLVVMMLEGLDGAFDRGINAIETKEEEALERAVDKARAILTELLATLWGDSEVAISSRQVYIYLNKLVTDAGNRSIKEPLEEAKKVLEPILEGWQHLEKNPSLTEETFSQKGPSIVAGMTYGKGTLNESLMDGDDRLGKG, from the coding sequence ATGACAGAGCAAGAAGTATTAGCGGAAAAGGTTGAAAATGCAAGTCCGGTTCAGTTAGTAGTAATGATGTTGGAAGGATTGGATGGAGCCTTTGATCGAGGCATCAATGCGATAGAAACGAAAGAAGAAGAAGCGCTTGAAAGAGCGGTTGATAAAGCCAGAGCTATTTTAACCGAATTGCTAGCAACTTTATGGGGAGATTCGGAAGTGGCTATTTCTTCTCGGCAAGTATATATTTACCTCAATAAATTGGTAACCGATGCTGGAAACCGGAGCATCAAAGAACCATTAGAAGAAGCAAAAAAAGTCTTAGAGCCTATATTAGAAGGATGGCAGCATTTAGAGAAAAACCCATCACTTACCGAAGAAACTTTCAGTCAAAAAGGACCATCTATTGTTGCTGGAATGACTTATGGAAAAGGAACCCTTAATGAAAGTCTTATGGATGGCGATGATCGATTAGGGAAAGGCTAG
- a CDS encoding Tex family protein translates to MDLIKQLSGEFNLKSTQVSQILALLEEGNTIPFIARYRKEMTGGLSDEILRDFHERLTYLQNLEQRREEVHRLITGLEEMTPALEEKLAKAKSLQDIEDIYRPYRPKRRTRATVAREKGLEPLAEWLVSERIPTTPPLREAENHLNPEKEINTAEEALRGAMDIVAEELSDDGDLRKKLRRLLWEKADFITKAKDPEAETVYEMYYDYTEPVKKIPDHRILAANRGEKEEALKIQLAAPELEMVAQLEKTLCCSEKDPRNETYQEIAADTWKRLLQPSLERELRAELTERAEAAAIQLFGKNMSGLLMQPPVAGQRVLGIDPAYRTGCKLAVVDETGKLLDTATIFPVPPQNEFVKSAEVIKEFVKKHDVSVIAIGNGTGSRETEQFVASLIPDFSHEVAYVIVSEAGASVYSASKLATKEFPELDVSLRGAVSIARRLQDPLAELVKIEPKAIGVGQYQHDVNQKQLGERLSGVVEDCVNRVGVDVNTASPSLLQYVAGISKAVAENMVIYRNEIGSFQERKQLLKVSRLGPAAYQQCAGFMRIRGGKNPLEKTGVHPESYEAAKKLLEKTGLSVQDLTAEGQRVLEEKLSGLHLERLAEELEIGIPTLEDMVKELKKPGRDPREELPKPVFRTDVMKMEDLEPEMELTGTVRNVIDFGAFVDIGVKQDGLVHISQLRNGFVKHPLDVVAVGDVVRVKVLEVDVKKQRIGLTMKGVPQE, encoded by the coding sequence ATGGATTTAATCAAACAACTTTCTGGTGAATTTAATCTTAAAAGTACTCAGGTTTCTCAAATTTTGGCATTATTGGAGGAAGGCAACACGATTCCTTTTATTGCCAGATATCGAAAAGAAATGACTGGTGGACTTAGTGATGAAATCTTGCGGGATTTCCATGAGAGGCTTACTTATCTTCAGAACTTAGAACAACGACGGGAAGAGGTACATCGGTTGATTACCGGTTTGGAAGAAATGACACCAGCGCTAGAAGAAAAACTGGCAAAGGCAAAGTCTTTACAGGATATTGAAGATATCTACAGACCTTATCGACCTAAAAGGAGAACCAGAGCTACTGTTGCCCGAGAAAAAGGTCTGGAGCCTTTAGCTGAGTGGCTGGTTTCAGAAAGAATCCCTACTACTCCTCCATTGAGGGAAGCGGAGAATCATCTGAATCCGGAAAAGGAAATCAACACAGCAGAAGAAGCGCTTCGGGGTGCTATGGATATTGTAGCGGAAGAGTTATCGGACGATGGGGATCTTCGGAAAAAGTTAAGGCGATTGTTATGGGAGAAGGCGGATTTTATTACAAAAGCTAAAGATCCAGAGGCGGAAACTGTTTATGAAATGTATTATGATTATACAGAGCCGGTTAAAAAAATTCCGGATCATCGGATTTTGGCGGCTAATCGGGGAGAAAAAGAAGAGGCACTTAAAATCCAACTGGCCGCACCAGAGCTAGAAATGGTGGCTCAGTTGGAAAAAACCTTATGCTGCTCTGAAAAAGACCCTCGAAATGAAACCTATCAAGAAATTGCAGCAGATACCTGGAAAAGGTTGTTACAACCATCGCTGGAGCGAGAATTACGAGCTGAACTGACGGAACGGGCAGAAGCGGCGGCAATTCAGTTGTTTGGAAAAAATATGAGCGGCCTTTTAATGCAGCCGCCTGTAGCTGGACAACGGGTACTAGGTATTGATCCGGCCTATCGGACTGGCTGCAAACTGGCGGTAGTAGATGAGACTGGAAAATTACTGGATACAGCCACTATTTTTCCGGTACCGCCACAAAATGAATTTGTTAAATCAGCCGAGGTCATCAAAGAATTTGTGAAAAAACATGATGTAAGCGTGATAGCGATAGGAAACGGTACCGGATCCCGGGAAACAGAGCAGTTTGTTGCTTCTCTTATACCGGATTTTTCTCATGAAGTAGCCTATGTTATCGTCAGTGAAGCAGGCGCTTCTGTATATTCGGCCTCTAAACTGGCAACCAAAGAGTTTCCGGAACTGGACGTTTCATTACGTGGAGCGGTTTCTATTGCCCGGAGGCTTCAGGATCCTCTGGCAGAGCTGGTAAAAATAGAACCGAAGGCCATAGGCGTCGGCCAGTATCAGCATGATGTCAATCAAAAACAACTTGGTGAAAGATTATCCGGAGTGGTGGAAGACTGCGTAAACCGGGTAGGCGTAGATGTTAATACAGCATCACCTTCCTTGTTGCAATATGTAGCAGGGATCAGTAAAGCGGTGGCGGAAAATATGGTCATCTATCGAAATGAAATTGGTTCTTTTCAAGAACGAAAGCAGCTCTTAAAGGTTTCTCGGTTGGGACCCGCTGCTTATCAGCAATGTGCTGGTTTTATGAGAATAAGAGGAGGGAAAAACCCTCTTGAAAAAACAGGCGTGCATCCGGAATCCTATGAAGCGGCAAAAAAACTGTTGGAAAAAACCGGACTATCGGTACAGGATCTTACAGCGGAGGGGCAACGGGTTTTGGAAGAAAAACTGTCGGGGCTTCACTTGGAAAGACTGGCGGAAGAATTGGAAATTGGCATTCCGACATTGGAAGATATGGTAAAGGAACTAAAAAAGCCAGGACGAGATCCTAGGGAAGAATTACCTAAACCAGTTTTCAGAACTGATGTGATGAAGATGGAAGATTTAGAGCCTGAAATGGAGCTGACGGGAACGGTTCGCAACGTTATCGACTTTGGTGCCTTTGTGGATATAGGAGTAAAGCAAGATGGGCTGGTTCATATTTCTCAGCTTCGCAATGGATTTGTAAAGCATCCGCTGGATGTGGTGGCTGTCGGTGATGTAGTACGGGTGAAAGTATTGGAGGTAGACGTAAAAAAACAACGCATCGGTTTAACGATGAAGGGAGTTCCTCAGGAATAA